From Candidatus Vondammii sp. HM_W22, one genomic window encodes:
- a CDS encoding efflux RND transporter permease subunit, translating into MTRLGISGSIAKRFLTSEITPLLALVGMLIGLFAVMVTPREEEPQINVTFANVFIPFPGATASEIEQLVATPAEQVLSEIEGIKHIYSISRPGMAVLTVQFRVGENRTDAIVSLYSKIFSKQDWLPQNLGVGQPIIKPKGIDDVPIVTVTLWSDNPETGAYQLGQVAHAIESELKRVPGTRDIYTIGEPTQVVSVQLDPQALAGYQIDLAELRQALQAGNTVRDDLSITRDNREILVQAGTFLTRAEEIGNLVISSQNGSPVFLRDVATIKHGVDQPQQYVWIGAGPEGHTKGLNFTGTLPAVTIAIAKKPGNNAVKIAEAVIHRFDQLRGTFIPDGVNATITRNYGETADAKAKKLITKLVFATASVVLLVLIALGWREAIIVGAAVVATLSITLFASWAWGFTLNRVSLFALIFSIGILVDDAIVVVENIHRHLALGTKNLLEAIPRAVDEVGGPTILATFTVIAALLPMAFVSGLMGPYMSPIPINASMGMLISLIVAFVFTPWLTYKFLAGTTIHTGSGEADTGNGWLDRLFTGILSPFLGTGKARGLRWLLLAGIMLLIAGSIALVATQSVVLKMLPFDNKSEFQVVLDMPEGTSLEQTARVLSELGSYLGSVAEVSDYQVYTGTSAPISFNGLVRQYYLRNGANLGDIQVNLVDKGARDRKSHEIAQSVREPIQAIARHYGGNTKIVEVPPGPPVLSPLVGEIYGIDYAGQIAAAKEFRQLLETTEDIVDVDDSVEFPSEKILLKIDRTKAARLGVPQSSVVQALGTVLNGEDMSYLHDENSKYAVPIRVGYSEADKVDLEQVLTLRLKSKNGSLVPLSEIVEQVESSREHSIQHKDLLPVVYVTADTAGKTDSPLYGLASISSRLDEQGGLPQWFVSQPDNPYEYSLKWDGEWQVTYETFRDMGIAYSVGLILIYLLVVAQFRSYLIPLVIMAPIPLTIIGILPGHALLDRQFTATSMIGMIALAGIIVRNSILLVEFINQQVTEGMPFKHAVIHSAVVRSKPIVLTALAAVAGAFFILDDPIFSGLAVALIFGLLVSTALTLIVVPVVYYAAMHNKLAD; encoded by the coding sequence ATGACTAGGCTGGGAATTTCCGGGAGCATTGCAAAGCGTTTTCTCACCTCAGAGATTACCCCTTTACTGGCCCTGGTGGGAATGCTGATCGGTCTGTTTGCCGTGATGGTAACCCCCCGCGAGGAGGAACCGCAGATCAATGTCACCTTTGCCAATGTCTTTATCCCGTTCCCCGGCGCAACTGCGTCGGAGATTGAACAGTTGGTGGCAACACCAGCGGAACAGGTACTCTCGGAGATAGAGGGCATCAAGCACATCTACTCCATCTCCCGCCCGGGCATGGCAGTACTGACCGTGCAATTTCGGGTGGGGGAGAACAGGACCGACGCCATCGTCAGCCTTTACAGCAAAATCTTCTCCAAGCAGGATTGGTTGCCCCAGAACCTTGGGGTAGGCCAGCCCATCATCAAGCCCAAGGGAATAGACGATGTCCCCATTGTTACCGTCACGCTCTGGTCGGACAATCCTGAAACGGGGGCATACCAGCTGGGCCAGGTGGCCCACGCCATCGAATCTGAACTGAAGCGGGTACCCGGCACCCGGGATATCTACACCATTGGCGAACCGACACAGGTGGTGAGTGTTCAGCTCGACCCCCAGGCACTGGCGGGCTACCAGATAGATTTGGCTGAACTGCGCCAGGCCCTCCAAGCAGGTAATACCGTCCGGGACGACCTGAGCATCACCCGCGACAACCGGGAAATTCTGGTTCAGGCGGGCACTTTTCTCACCCGGGCCGAAGAGATCGGCAACCTAGTGATAAGCAGCCAGAACGGCAGCCCGGTATTTCTTCGGGATGTCGCTACCATCAAGCATGGCGTAGATCAGCCGCAGCAGTATGTCTGGATCGGTGCAGGCCCTGAGGGCCATACCAAAGGGCTCAACTTTACCGGCACCCTGCCGGCAGTCACTATCGCCATTGCCAAGAAGCCCGGCAACAACGCGGTGAAGATCGCCGAGGCGGTGATTCACCGTTTTGATCAGCTGCGAGGCACCTTCATTCCTGACGGAGTAAATGCCACCATCACCCGTAACTACGGTGAAACCGCCGATGCCAAAGCCAAAAAACTGATCACCAAGCTGGTATTCGCCACCGCCTCGGTAGTGCTGCTGGTGTTGATTGCTCTCGGCTGGCGCGAAGCGATCATTGTCGGCGCCGCCGTGGTGGCAACCCTCTCCATCACCCTGTTCGCCTCCTGGGCTTGGGGCTTCACCCTCAACCGGGTCTCACTGTTCGCCCTGATTTTCTCTATCGGCATCCTGGTGGATGACGCCATTGTCGTAGTGGAGAATATCCATCGCCATCTCGCCCTCGGGACAAAGAATCTGCTGGAAGCCATTCCCCGCGCGGTTGACGAGGTGGGTGGCCCGACTATTCTCGCCACCTTCACGGTTATTGCCGCCCTGCTGCCGATGGCATTCGTCAGCGGCCTGATGGGACCCTACATGAGTCCGATCCCGATCAACGCCAGTATGGGCATGCTGATATCACTGATCGTTGCCTTCGTGTTTACTCCCTGGCTTACCTACAAGTTTCTGGCGGGCACCACAATCCATACCGGCAGCGGGGAAGCGGATACCGGCAACGGATGGCTAGACCGCCTGTTCACTGGCATTCTTAGCCCGTTCCTCGGAACCGGAAAGGCCCGCGGCCTACGCTGGCTGTTGCTGGCCGGCATCATGCTGCTGATTGCCGGCTCAATTGCATTAGTGGCAACCCAGTCGGTTGTTCTCAAAATGCTGCCGTTCGACAATAAGTCAGAATTCCAGGTAGTACTGGACATGCCCGAAGGCACCAGTCTGGAGCAGACCGCAAGAGTCTTGAGCGAGTTAGGTTCCTACTTGGGCAGCGTGGCTGAGGTGAGCGACTACCAAGTTTACACCGGCACCTCTGCCCCAATCAGCTTCAATGGACTGGTGCGTCAATACTATCTGCGTAATGGGGCGAATCTTGGCGACATCCAGGTCAATCTGGTGGACAAGGGAGCACGTGATCGTAAGAGCCATGAGATAGCCCAGTCGGTACGCGAACCGATCCAGGCCATTGCACGCCACTATGGCGGTAATACAAAGATTGTGGAAGTCCCTCCCGGCCCGCCGGTACTCTCACCTTTGGTGGGCGAAATTTACGGCATTGATTACGCAGGCCAGATTGCCGCTGCTAAAGAGTTTCGCCAGCTGCTTGAAACCACCGAGGATATCGTCGATGTGGATGATTCCGTGGAATTCCCGTCAGAAAAAATTCTGTTGAAAATCGACCGGACAAAAGCGGCGCGTCTGGGAGTCCCCCAAAGCAGTGTCGTGCAAGCGCTGGGAACCGTTCTCAACGGAGAGGATATGAGCTATCTGCACGACGAGAACAGCAAATATGCCGTGCCGATACGGGTCGGGTACAGCGAGGCGGACAAGGTCGACCTGGAGCAGGTTCTTACCCTGCGACTGAAGAGCAAAAACGGCAGTCTGGTGCCACTCTCCGAGATCGTTGAACAGGTTGAGAGCAGCCGCGAACACTCTATCCAACACAAAGACCTGCTACCGGTAGTCTATGTTACGGCCGACACGGCAGGAAAGACAGACAGCCCCCTCTATGGCTTGGCCAGTATCTCCTCCAGGCTGGATGAGCAAGGGGGGCTGCCACAGTGGTTCGTCTCCCAGCCGGACAATCCCTATGAATACAGCCTGAAGTGGGATGGCGAGTGGCAGGTCACCTATGAGACTTTCCGTGATATGGGCATCGCCTACTCAGTGGGCCTGATACTCATCTACCTGCTGGTGGTAGCCCAGTTTCGCTCTTACTTGATACCTCTGGTGATCATGGCGCCGATTCCGCTGACCATCATTGGAATACTGCCGGGGCATGCACTGCTGGACCGTCAGTTCACCGCCACCTCGATGATCGGGATGATCGCCTTGGCAGGTATTATCGTACGCAACTCGATTCTGCTGGTGGAGTTCATCAACCAGCAGGTAACAGAAGGCATGCCGTTTAAACATGCTGTCATTCACTCTGCTGTAGTCAGATCAAAGCCCATTGTTTTGACGGCACTCGCAGCTGTGGCCGGGGCCTTCTTCATCCTGGATGACCCTATTTTCAGTGGTCTTGCGGTAGCGCTTATCTTCGGGTTACTGGTCTCAACCGCACTGACGCTAATTGTGGTTCCGGTAGTCTATTATGCGGCTATGCATAATAAACTCGCAGACTGA
- a CDS encoding tRNA 2-thiocytidine biosynthesis TtcA family protein has product MSTYQKPPKSLMRKVGKAIADFQMIRDGDRILLGVSGGKDSLSLLHTLLHLKSYAPVKFELGVITVDPEVESFEPAKLKPYYEALGVPYHYCEQPIMEQAEKHMDGNSFCAYCSRMKRGIMYSTCREHHYNVLALAQHLDDLAESLLMSMFHGGQLRTMKAHYLNDTGEIRIIRPLAYCRETLTTDFATDTQLPVVSDSCPACFSVPTQRVHMKQLLAREEETNKHLFPNLLHAMKPLMDEVPQADD; this is encoded by the coding sequence ATGAGCACTTATCAAAAACCACCCAAGTCCCTGATGCGCAAGGTGGGCAAAGCCATTGCCGATTTTCAGATGATCCGCGATGGCGACCGAATTCTGCTTGGCGTTTCCGGTGGCAAGGACTCTTTATCACTGCTGCATACCCTGCTGCATCTGAAAAGCTATGCGCCGGTCAAATTTGAACTGGGTGTAATAACGGTAGACCCTGAAGTGGAGAGCTTCGAACCAGCTAAACTCAAACCCTATTACGAAGCATTGGGAGTCCCCTACCATTATTGCGAGCAACCGATTATGGAACAGGCAGAAAAACATATGGATGGGAATTCATTCTGCGCCTACTGCTCCCGCATGAAACGGGGGATCATGTACTCCACCTGCAGGGAACACCATTACAATGTCCTTGCTCTGGCACAACACTTGGATGATTTGGCTGAAAGCCTGTTGATGTCCATGTTCCATGGCGGCCAGCTGCGAACCATGAAAGCCCACTATCTGAATGATACCGGCGAAATCCGTATTATTCGCCCTCTGGCCTACTGCAGGGAAACCCTGACAACAGATTTCGCTACCGATACCCAACTACCGGTAGTATCGGACAGCTGCCCTGCCTGCTTCTCAGTCCCCACTCAGCGAGTGCATATGAAACAGTTGCTGGCCAGAGAGGAGGAGACAAACAAACATCTTTTCCCCAACCTGCTGCATGCCATGAAGCCGCTGATGGATGAGGTTCCGCAGGCTGATGATTGA
- the murU gene encoding N-acetylmuramate alpha-1-phosphate uridylyltransferase MurU, whose protein sequence is MKMSELNLSEMPVKAMILAAGRGKRMRPLTDQVPKPLLTVAGKPLIQYHVEALVAAGITQIVVNHSYLGNQIEAFLGNGHSFGADIHYSPELGGALETGGGIHKALPLLQGGPFLVINGDLWSDYDFSRAICPAGVLAHLVLVDNPVHNLKGDFLLEEGVVSEGEGERFTFSGIGIYRAELFSGCHSGAFPLAPLLRSTMVRGLVSGEHFEGKWRDIGTPQRLEGLNLYYLQLDA, encoded by the coding sequence ATGAAGATGTCTGAATTGAATTTATCAGAGATGCCGGTTAAAGCGATGATTCTAGCGGCAGGCAGAGGGAAACGGATGCGCCCTTTGACCGACCAAGTGCCCAAGCCCCTTCTGACGGTGGCGGGAAAACCGCTGATTCAGTATCATGTTGAAGCACTGGTTGCGGCCGGTATTACCCAAATTGTGGTGAATCATTCCTATCTTGGGAATCAGATTGAGGCATTTCTTGGTAATGGTCATAGTTTTGGGGCTGATATTCACTACTCCCCGGAGCTTGGCGGAGCCCTTGAGACTGGCGGCGGTATCCACAAGGCTCTGCCTCTGCTGCAGGGCGGGCCCTTTCTGGTTATTAACGGGGATCTCTGGAGTGACTATGATTTCAGCAGGGCCATCTGTCCGGCTGGAGTGCTGGCTCATCTGGTGCTGGTGGATAATCCAGTACATAATCTGAAGGGTGATTTTCTTCTTGAGGAAGGTGTTGTCTCTGAAGGAGAGGGTGAACGGTTTACCTTCAGTGGTATCGGTATCTATCGGGCTGAGCTTTTCTCCGGTTGTCACTCAGGTGCATTTCCACTGGCACCACTACTGCGTAGTACTATGGTCAGGGGCTTGGTTAGTGGCGAACACTTTGAAGGAAAATGGCGGGATATAGGAACGCCACAAAGACTGGAGGGGTTGAACCTTTATTACCTTCAGCTAGACGCCTGA
- a CDS encoding AI-2E family transporter, with protein sequence MINTVSGRQRQILLTIAAFVIVVAGMREAQPLLVPFLLSGFIAIIAAPALFFLKQHRIPTGVALLLVILTIIGTGMLLGVLVGSSIDDFSAQLPLYQEKLRGQTSSLLQWITSLGIPLPEQAFSKFLDPGKAIKMAAQGLNSLGNLVTNTLLILLTVIFILLEASGFPAKLRRILGNPEESLVHFEQFTKNIKYYMVIKTATSLLTGVAVALWLTVIGVDYPVLWGVLAFLLNYIPNIGSVIAAVPAVLLALIQIGTGAALWTGVGYLIINSLVGNVIEPRFMGRGLGLSSLVVFISLVFWGWVLGTVGMFLSVPLTMTIKIALDSREETRWIAILLGPEVDKEKPKPTE encoded by the coding sequence ATGATCAATACCGTCTCCGGGCGACAGAGGCAGATCCTACTGACAATAGCCGCGTTCGTTATTGTAGTGGCCGGTATGCGTGAAGCTCAGCCGCTGTTAGTTCCGTTCCTGCTCTCTGGCTTTATCGCCATCATTGCCGCCCCCGCACTGTTTTTCCTGAAACAGCACCGCATACCAACGGGTGTTGCCTTACTGCTGGTCATCTTGACCATCATCGGCACCGGGATGCTGTTGGGAGTTTTGGTGGGCAGTTCTATTGATGACTTCTCTGCCCAACTACCTCTATATCAGGAGAAACTGCGCGGACAGACTTCATCTCTGCTGCAGTGGATCACCTCACTTGGCATACCTCTGCCTGAGCAGGCCTTCAGTAAATTCCTGGACCCTGGCAAGGCAATAAAAATGGCTGCACAGGGCCTCAACAGCCTGGGCAATCTGGTGACCAACACATTACTGATTCTGCTGACTGTGATCTTTATCCTACTGGAAGCATCCGGCTTTCCGGCCAAACTGCGGCGGATTCTCGGCAACCCAGAAGAGTCCCTCGTCCATTTCGAACAGTTCACCAAAAACATTAAATACTACATGGTAATCAAAACAGCCACCAGTCTGCTGACAGGTGTGGCGGTGGCGCTCTGGCTGACGGTGATCGGCGTCGATTATCCCGTGCTTTGGGGGGTACTGGCCTTCCTTCTCAACTACATACCGAATATCGGTTCTGTTATCGCCGCAGTCCCTGCGGTTCTTCTGGCCCTGATTCAGATCGGCACCGGTGCTGCCTTGTGGACGGGCGTTGGCTATCTCATCATCAACAGCTTGGTAGGCAATGTCATAGAGCCCCGCTTCATGGGCCGGGGGCTTGGACTCTCCAGCCTGGTGGTGTTCATCTCACTGGTCTTCTGGGGCTGGGTACTGGGTACCGTGGGCATGTTTCTCTCAGTCCCCCTCACCATGACAATAAAAATCGCGCTGGACAGTCGCGAAGAAACCCGCTGGATCGCCATCCTTCTGGGGCCGGAAGTCGATAAAGAGAAGCCAAAACCCACTGAATAG
- the crp gene encoding cAMP-activated global transcriptional regulator CRP — protein sequence MSVIKPPEQEPAYLKPLLSFCHRRRYPQKINIIHPGDKADILYYLVEGSVTVLIEDDEGKEIILTYLNKGDFIGEMGLFIPQSNRSVLVRTRSECMLAEISYSRLEQLFDGELQPFRKEILYALGGQLTQRLLDTSRKVGHLAFLDVTGRIAGSLLELCKQPDAITHPDGMQIRITRQEIGRIVGCSREMAGRVLKKLEEQGLVYVKGKTIVAFGTR from the coding sequence ATGAGTGTAATAAAACCTCCAGAACAAGAACCAGCTTATCTTAAGCCGCTTCTCTCGTTCTGCCATAGACGACGCTATCCACAAAAAATCAACATTATTCACCCCGGTGATAAGGCGGATATTCTTTATTATCTGGTAGAGGGTTCTGTCACCGTCCTGATAGAGGATGACGAAGGGAAAGAGATCATTCTCACCTACCTGAACAAGGGTGACTTTATTGGTGAGATGGGGTTGTTTATCCCCCAGTCCAATCGCAGTGTACTGGTACGCACCCGTAGTGAATGTATGCTGGCTGAGATCAGCTATTCACGCCTGGAACAGCTGTTTGATGGCGAGCTGCAGCCTTTCAGAAAAGAGATTCTCTATGCGCTTGGCGGACAACTGACCCAACGGTTACTGGACACCAGCCGCAAAGTGGGACACCTTGCATTTCTTGACGTGACCGGTCGAATCGCAGGCAGCCTACTGGAACTCTGCAAACAGCCTGATGCCATAACCCACCCCGACGGCATGCAGATCCGCATTACCCGCCAGGAGATAGGGCGTATCGTTGGCTGTTCGCGTGAGATGGCTGGCCGAGTGCTTAAAAAGCTGGAAGAGCAGGGCCTGGTATACGTAAAAGGCAAAACTATCGTGGCATTTGGCACCCGCTGA
- a CDS encoding efflux RND transporter periplasmic adaptor subunit, producing MKSLYTITLTLLIFSATLQAGSSLETATAEYRDLPREYRLDGIVEAINQSTMSAQTGGQIEDILFDVDDYVEKGALIVRLKDTEQRSRLARAQADLKAAKAHLQDAQQEFGRVKEIFARKLLSRSAMDKADTTLKAAKATRDAARAASDQAKEQLEYTRVRAPYSGIVIQRHMEVGEVATPGQKLISGISLDQLRVNVDVPQSLISAVRTTDKASVQQPGNGYIPVVRLVIFPFAQHGSNTFKVRLDLPEGTKQMFPGMFVKTTFEVGTRKALLIPAQAVVYRSEVIGVYVMQASGNIMLRHIRAGHKVGNDMISVLSGLDEGEKVALDPIAAGAALKALLSEKRHD from the coding sequence ATGAAATCCCTCTACACTATTACACTAACACTACTGATTTTTTCCGCCACGCTACAGGCGGGATCATCTCTGGAAACCGCTACAGCAGAGTACCGTGACCTACCCAGGGAATACCGTCTTGATGGCATTGTGGAGGCTATCAACCAATCCACTATGTCCGCCCAGACCGGTGGACAAATTGAAGATATCCTGTTTGATGTAGACGACTATGTGGAGAAAGGCGCACTCATTGTCCGCCTCAAAGACACCGAGCAACGCTCCCGTCTGGCCCGCGCGCAGGCCGATCTAAAGGCAGCCAAGGCCCATCTGCAAGATGCGCAACAAGAGTTTGGCAGGGTAAAAGAGATATTTGCTAGGAAATTGCTGTCACGCTCCGCCATGGACAAGGCCGATACCACGCTGAAAGCGGCAAAAGCAACCCGTGACGCAGCCAGGGCGGCATCGGACCAGGCCAAAGAGCAACTTGAATACACGCGGGTACGTGCTCCTTACTCAGGCATTGTCATTCAGCGGCACATGGAGGTAGGTGAAGTCGCCACGCCGGGACAGAAGCTGATCAGTGGCATCTCCCTGGATCAGCTTCGGGTCAATGTGGATGTCCCACAAAGCCTGATTTCCGCTGTTCGCACCACCGACAAGGCCAGTGTGCAGCAGCCAGGAAATGGCTATATCCCCGTGGTCAGGCTGGTCATTTTTCCCTTTGCCCAGCATGGCAGCAACACCTTCAAGGTGCGGCTGGATCTGCCCGAAGGAACCAAGCAGATGTTTCCGGGCATGTTCGTCAAAACCACCTTCGAGGTTGGCACCCGCAAAGCATTGCTGATCCCCGCCCAGGCGGTAGTCTATCGCAGCGAAGTCATCGGCGTCTACGTGATGCAGGCCAGCGGCAATATTATGCTGCGCCATATCCGTGCCGGGCATAAAGTCGGCAATGACATGATCAGTGTACTTTCCGGTCTGGATGAAGGGGAAAAAGTGGCACTGGATCCCATCGCGGCAGGCGCCGCACTGAAGGCGTTATTGTCGGAGAAGCGTCATGACTAG
- a CDS encoding NfeD family protein → MVGLLLLMLPELAWEYQLLGFAAFSVVSIVVWHLVLKRHPTVSDQPKLNRRGEQYVDRVFTLDEPIVNGQGRIRVDDSTWKIHGSDCAAGVQVKVIGVDGVVLKVDIHT, encoded by the coding sequence GTGGTCGGGCTGTTATTGCTGATGTTGCCCGAGTTGGCCTGGGAGTATCAGTTGTTGGGGTTCGCGGCTTTCAGCGTTGTCAGTATAGTGGTTTGGCACTTGGTGCTGAAACGACACCCGACAGTCAGCGATCAGCCCAAGCTCAACCGGCGGGGCGAACAGTATGTCGATCGGGTGTTTACACTGGATGAACCGATCGTAAATGGTCAGGGCCGCATTCGGGTGGATGACAGCACCTGGAAAATACATGGTTCGGATTGTGCGGCGGGTGTGCAGGTGAAGGTTATCGGGGTGGATGGCGTGGTGCTGAAGGTGGATATTCATACCTAA
- a CDS encoding TraB/GumN family protein, with protein sequence MTDSPEQEPQLEIRVGDSRITLLGTAHVSKVSADKVEELLSTGDYDAVAVELCPSRYNAILDPDALARMDLFNVIKQGKASMVAANLALGAYQQRLADQFDIEPGAEQRIAIKHAQEHHSPVLLIDREIGVTLKRVLHSVPWWRRFGLFAGLLASVISKDEVSEEEIESLKKGDLLESTFSEFAEERQDLFLPLIDERDRYMAARLVQEVSAHSHENVLAVIGAGHMKGIARYLSDSTDKPEEVISELDHLPTPKRWPRLIPWLIAALVFLGFGLGFARSPELGWQLVMEWVLINGTLSALGALIAAGHPLTVTTAFIAAPITSLNPTIGAGMVTAAVEIYLHKPRVGDFGELRHDTTSLKGWWRNRVSRTLLVFLFSTLGSAIGTYLAGFRIVERLVG encoded by the coding sequence ATGACTGACAGCCCTGAACAAGAACCGCAGCTTGAGATTCGTGTTGGTGATAGCCGGATTACCCTGCTGGGTACCGCCCATGTTTCAAAGGTGAGCGCCGACAAGGTGGAGGAGCTGCTGTCTACGGGTGATTATGATGCAGTGGCAGTTGAACTCTGCCCGAGCCGCTATAATGCAATTCTGGATCCGGATGCCCTGGCACGGATGGACCTGTTCAATGTGATCAAGCAAGGTAAGGCCAGCATGGTGGCAGCTAATCTTGCCTTGGGTGCTTACCAGCAACGTTTGGCCGATCAATTTGATATTGAACCAGGTGCTGAGCAGCGGATCGCCATCAAGCATGCTCAGGAGCACCATAGTCCTGTGTTACTTATCGACCGTGAAATTGGTGTTACCTTGAAGCGGGTTTTGCACAGTGTCCCCTGGTGGCGGCGTTTTGGGCTGTTCGCCGGACTGCTGGCCAGCGTGATCTCAAAAGATGAAGTGAGTGAGGAGGAGATCGAGAGTCTCAAAAAGGGTGATCTGCTGGAAAGCACTTTCTCTGAATTTGCGGAAGAGCGGCAGGATTTGTTTTTACCGTTGATTGATGAGCGCGACCGCTATATGGCCGCTCGACTAGTTCAAGAGGTGAGCGCCCATTCCCACGAAAATGTCCTGGCAGTGATTGGCGCTGGTCACATGAAGGGTATAGCGCGCTACCTCTCCGACAGTACGGATAAACCGGAAGAGGTGATCAGTGAACTAGATCACCTGCCTACGCCTAAGCGCTGGCCCAGGCTAATCCCCTGGCTGATCGCTGCCCTGGTCTTTCTCGGCTTTGGGCTTGGTTTTGCCCGCAGTCCGGAACTTGGTTGGCAACTGGTGATGGAGTGGGTGCTGATCAACGGTACACTTTCTGCTCTGGGGGCGCTCATTGCAGCGGGGCATCCACTGACAGTGACCACGGCATTTATCGCTGCGCCCATCACCTCCCTTAACCCCACGATTGGGGCGGGCATGGTTACTGCCGCTGTGGAGATCTATCTGCACAAACCGCGAGTGGGTGACTTTGGCGAACTGCGCCATGACACGACGTCACTCAAAGGGTGGTGGCGTAACCGCGTCTCCCGCACTCTGCTGGTATTCCTGTTCAGTACCCTGGGTTCTGCAATTGGTACTTATCTGGCAGGGTTCAGGATTGTTGAACGGCTGGTTGGCTGA
- the trxA gene encoding thioredoxin TrxA, whose product MREQIVHLTDDSFEADVLKSDLPVLVDYWAEWCGPCKMIAPVLDEIASEYGGKLKIAKLNIDDNPNTPPRYGIRGIPTLMLFKDGEVEATKVGAVSKSQLIAFIDSNL is encoded by the coding sequence GTGAGAGAGCAGATTGTTCATCTGACCGATGATTCTTTTGAGGCCGATGTGCTTAAATCCGACCTGCCTGTGCTGGTTGACTATTGGGCCGAGTGGTGTGGTCCCTGCAAAATGATTGCGCCAGTGCTGGATGAAATTGCCAGCGAATACGGCGGTAAGCTCAAGATCGCCAAACTGAATATCGATGACAACCCCAATACGCCGCCGCGTTATGGCATTCGTGGAATTCCCACGTTGATGCTGTTCAAGGATGGCGAGGTTGAGGCAACCAAAGTTGGTGCTGTCTCAAAGTCTCAGTTGATTGCTTTTATCGACAGCAATCTCTGA
- the rho gene encoding transcription termination factor Rho, with protein sequence MNLTELKKMPVAELNELAQSMKLEGMARSRKQDLIFAILKSHAKKGEAIYGDGVLEILQDGFGFLRSADASYLAGPDDIYVSPSQIRRFSLRTGDTISGKIRPPKDSERYFALLKVSEINYDEPENAKHKILFENFTPLFANEKFTLEQGNGSTEDITARTIELCAPIGKGQRGLIVSPPKAGKTTLMQNIAQSIGNNHPECYLMVLLIDERPEEVTEMARSVRGEVISSTFDEPASRHVQVAEMVIEKAKRLVEHNKDVVILLDSITRLARAYNTVIPSSGKVLTGGVDANALHRPKRFFGAARNVEEGGSLTIIATALVETGSRMDDVIYEEFKGTGNMEIHLDRRIAEKRIFPAININRSGTRREDLLMKPGELQKMWILRKILHPMDELAAMEFLFEKLKVTKTNDEFFSAMRR encoded by the coding sequence ATGAATCTTACCGAACTCAAGAAGATGCCAGTCGCTGAACTGAATGAACTGGCCCAATCCATGAAGCTGGAGGGCATGGCACGATCGCGTAAACAGGATCTGATCTTCGCTATCCTCAAATCTCACGCTAAGAAGGGCGAAGCCATTTATGGCGATGGCGTCCTGGAGATACTCCAGGACGGCTTTGGTTTTTTGCGCTCAGCAGATGCCTCTTACCTAGCCGGACCTGACGATATATACGTCTCTCCAAGCCAGATTCGCCGCTTTAGCCTCCGCACCGGCGATACCATCTCCGGTAAGATACGGCCACCGAAGGATAGTGAGCGATACTTTGCTCTGCTCAAGGTTAGCGAGATCAACTACGACGAGCCTGAGAATGCCAAGCACAAGATACTGTTCGAGAACTTCACGCCGCTATTTGCCAATGAGAAGTTCACTCTGGAGCAGGGTAATGGCAGCACCGAGGATATTACTGCGCGTACTATTGAATTGTGCGCGCCCATCGGCAAAGGACAGCGAGGCCTGATCGTCTCCCCGCCAAAAGCGGGTAAGACCACGCTAATGCAGAATATTGCACAGTCAATCGGGAATAATCATCCCGAGTGCTATCTGATGGTGCTGTTGATCGATGAGCGGCCTGAAGAGGTGACGGAAATGGCTCGCTCGGTACGCGGTGAAGTAATTTCATCCACCTTCGATGAACCGGCCTCGCGCCATGTCCAAGTGGCAGAAATGGTGATTGAGAAGGCCAAACGGTTGGTTGAGCATAATAAGGATGTAGTTATTTTGCTTGATTCCATCACCCGACTAGCTCGTGCCTACAATACCGTGATCCCCTCTTCAGGGAAAGTGTTGACCGGTGGTGTGGATGCCAATGCACTGCATCGCCCGAAACGCTTTTTCGGTGCCGCCCGGAATGTGGAAGAGGGTGGTAGTTTGACCATCATCGCGACGGCATTGGTGGAGACAGGTTCACGTATGGACGATGTGATCTATGAAGAGTTCAAGGGCACTGGCAACATGGAGATCCATCTCGACCGCCGTATCGCAGAGAAGCGTATTTTTCCGGCTATCAATATCAACCGTTCTGGCACCCGGCGCGAAGACCTGTTGATGAAGCCTGGTGAGCTTCAGAAGATGTGGATTCTAAGGAAAATCCTGCACCCGATGGATGAACTGGCTGCAATGGAATTCCTGTTCGAGAAGCTTAAGGTCACAAAGACTAACGATGAGTTCTTTAGCGCAATGAGGCGTTGA